A genomic window from Geotrypetes seraphini chromosome 18, aGeoSer1.1, whole genome shotgun sequence includes:
- the LOC117351792 gene encoding BRCA1-A complex subunit RAP80-like isoform X2, translated as MRRLRTRDGECGGLSEAPALCLLSVVSRLLIPVASEYKMPRKRRKGNIEGAGLQTLEGEEEAEEEEDCEEREQRSLRGVKKCSSVDACIVISDSEGEEMLEKNGLQNRRTKLHLDRVKLAAKRRVAQMTEEEQLALAVKMSEQEASDMNSQQEKEEELLRKAIAASLNVNFQKSLKAYFISKAFHHM; from the exons ATGAGGCGCCTGCGCACAAGAGACGGAGAGTGCGGAGGTTTAAGTGAGGCGCCTGCGCTGTGTCTGCTGTCGGTGGTTTCCCGCCTCCTTATTCCG GTTGCTTCAGAGTACAAGATGCCACGGAAAAGGAGGAAGGGTAATATAGAAGGAGCTGGCTTGCAGACCTTGGAGGGTGAGGAGGAggctgaagaagaagaagactgTGAAGAACGAGAGCAGAGAAGCTTGAGAGGTGTTAAGAAGTGCAGTTCTGTGGATGCTTGTATTGTTATATCTGACAGCGAAGGAGAG GAGATGTTGGAGAAGAATGGATTGCAGAACAGAAGAACCAAACTGCACCTGGACAGAGTCAAGTTGGCAGCCAAAAGAAGAGTTGCAC AAATGACAGAGGAGGAACAGCTAGCTCTAGCTGTGAAAATGAGTGAACAAGAAGCCAGTGATATGAACTCACAGCAGGAGAAGGAAGAGGAGCTCTTGAGGAAGGCCATTGCAGCAAGCCTTAATGTAAATTTCCAAAAGAGTTTGAAAGCTTATTTTATTAGTAAGGCTTTTCATCATATGTGA
- the LOC117351532 gene encoding BRCA1-A complex subunit RAP80-like: MGLFFFPISEWRPFSEDLSESPTEFPNPSCILVYRSEKCYVCKSLVLLREYQSHVDNCLQTAVLETQGSRRLRSAKEVGRSEGRLLSMLEQSEPKCADAEVKSSGPELGTRRSFTSHVEDKDDSAECSYRACSPTSDFQLSDSPIKAFVAISEVTDCLVDFKKQFSRRPNSRDLRRKRRT, from the exons atgggtttgttttttttcccaatatCAGAGTGGAGACCATTCAGTGAAGACTTGAGTGAGAGCCCCACTGAATTCCCTAATCCTTCTTGTATTTTGGTTTACAGGAGTGAGAAATGCTATGTATGCAAGTCCTTGGTGCTTCTGCGTGAATACCAAAGCCATGTGGACAACTGCCTACAGACTGCTGTCCTGGAGACTCAAGGAAGCCGCAGACTGAGAAGTGCTAAG GAGGTGGGAAGAAGTGAAGGAAGACTGCTCAGTATGTTGGAGCAATCTGAACCCAAGTGTGCAG ATGCTGAAGTGAAAAGCAGTGGCCCGGAATTAGGAACACGAAG gtcATTTACATCTCATGTGGAGGATAAAGATGATTCAGCTGAATGCAGTTACCGTGCTTGCAGCCCTACTTCTGACTTCCAGCTCAGCGATTCTCCCATCAAAGCTTTTGTTGCTATCTCGGAGGTCACAGACTGCCTGGTTGATTTTAAAAAGCAGTTTAGTCGAAGGCCAAATAGCAGAGATCTCAGGAGAAAAAGGAGGACTTAA
- the LOC117351792 gene encoding BRCA1-A complex subunit RAP80-like isoform X1, producing MRRLRTRDGECGGLSEAPALCLLSVVSRLLIPVASEYKMPRKRRKGNIEGAGLQTLEGEEEAEEEEDCEEREQRSLRGVKKCSSVDACIVISDSEGEQEMLEKNGLQNRRTKLHLDRVKLAAKRRVAQMTEEEQLALAVKMSEQEASDMNSQQEKEEELLRKAIAASLNVNFQKSLKAYFISKAFHHM from the exons ATGAGGCGCCTGCGCACAAGAGACGGAGAGTGCGGAGGTTTAAGTGAGGCGCCTGCGCTGTGTCTGCTGTCGGTGGTTTCCCGCCTCCTTATTCCG GTTGCTTCAGAGTACAAGATGCCACGGAAAAGGAGGAAGGGTAATATAGAAGGAGCTGGCTTGCAGACCTTGGAGGGTGAGGAGGAggctgaagaagaagaagactgTGAAGAACGAGAGCAGAGAAGCTTGAGAGGTGTTAAGAAGTGCAGTTCTGTGGATGCTTGTATTGTTATATCTGACAGCGAAGGAGAG CAGGAGATGTTGGAGAAGAATGGATTGCAGAACAGAAGAACCAAACTGCACCTGGACAGAGTCAAGTTGGCAGCCAAAAGAAGAGTTGCAC AAATGACAGAGGAGGAACAGCTAGCTCTAGCTGTGAAAATGAGTGAACAAGAAGCCAGTGATATGAACTCACAGCAGGAGAAGGAAGAGGAGCTCTTGAGGAAGGCCATTGCAGCAAGCCTTAATGTAAATTTCCAAAAGAGTTTGAAAGCTTATTTTATTAGTAAGGCTTTTCATCATATGTGA